Sequence from the Hamadaea flava genome:
GTTCCATCTCGCTGCACCCGTCCGGCTTCACCCACGGGCCCCAGCCCGGTGCGGCCGAACGCGCGATCGGCGCGGACTACTTCGACGAACTGGCCGTCATGGTCGACACGTTCCGGCCCCTCGACCTGTGCGACGCCGGACTCGCTTGCGAAGACGACGCGTACGCGTGGACGTGGGCTCGGCCGGGGGCTGCTCGGCCGGACGGCGCCGGCTGACGCTCGTCGCTCTTGCCGGATCGCTGTGCCCGCTGCGGATCGCTGTGCCCGCTGCGGATCACAGTTATGCATGCTTCCCGAGCGGTTCTTAGCCTGCGTAACCGTGATCCGCAGGTAACTCCGCGCGGCTCGCGGGAGCGGGAGTCAGGAGGGCGACCGCAACCGCCGCCAGCCCTTCGGCCCGGCCGGTGAAACCGAGCCCGTCCGTGGTCGCGCCGGACAGGGTGATCGGTGCGCCCGCCGCTTCGGAGAGCACTTTCTCCGCTTCCGCCCGGCGCTTGCCGATCCGCGGGGCCACTCCGATGACCTGCACGGAGACGTTGCCGATCTCGAATCCGGCGGCTCGGACCAGCCGGGCTGCCTCGGCCAGGAGTGTCACGCCGGCCGCGCCCCGGAACTCGGGCCGGTCGACGCCGAAGTTCGCGCCGAGATCGCCCAGCCCGGCCGCGGTGAACAGCGCGTTGCAGGCCGCGTGGGCGGCGACGTCGCCGTCGGAGTGCCCGTCGAGGCCACGCTCGCCGGGCCAGTGCAACCCGGCGACCCAGCACTCGCGGTCTTCGCCGAACGCGTGGATGTCAGTGCCGATGCCGACCCTCACGGGGCCACCTCCGCCGTCAGTAGTGCTTCGGCGATGATCAGATCGACCGGCCGGGTGATCTTGAGGGCCAGCTCCGACCCCGGTACGCAGTGCACCGGCAGGCCGAGCCGCTCCACCATCCCGGCGTCGTCGGTATGCTCACCGCCCGCTTCCGCGTGTGCCTTGACCAGCACCTCACGCCGGAAGCCCTGCGGAGTCTGCACGGCTCGCAGCTCGCTGCGGTCGACGGTCGCGGCGACGTCTCCGTTCGAGTCGACGCGCTTGATCGTGTCGACCACCGGAAGCACCGGGATGACAGCGCCGTGCCCTGCGCGTACCGCTGAGGCGACGGCGTCGACCAGCTCCGGCGGGGTGAGCGCCCGAGCGGCGTCGTGGACGAGCACGATGTCGATCCCCTCAGGGACCACGGCCAGGGCCCGGGCGACGGAGTCCTGACGGCTGGCTCCCCCGGCCACCACGACCAGGTCCGCGTCGACCCCCGTCAGCAGTTCTCGGACCTCGCTGACGAGGTGCGGGGGAGCGGCGACGACGATCAACCGAACCGACGCCGCGGCGGCCGCCCGCTTGACCGCGTGTACGAGCAATGATTCGCCGCGCAGTTCACGTAGCGCCTTGGGAACGTCGCCACCGAGCCGTACACCGGCCCCCGCGGCGGGAACGAGAACCGCGGCATCACCACTTGATGTGGTGATGCCGCGGTCTGCGAGTTTTTCGATCACGGGGGTGTTATGCCTCGTGCAGCACCTTGTCGAGCAGAACCTCAGCCTCGTCCTTGGTGCTCCGCTCGGCGAGAGCCACCTCGCCGACGAGGATGTCGCGAGCCTTCGCGAGCATGCGCTTCTCTCCGGCCGAGAGGCCACGCTCGCGCTCGCGCCGCCAGAGGTCTCGCACGACCTCGGCGACCTTGAGCGGATTGCCGGAGGCCAGCTTCTCCAGGTTCGCCTTGTAACGCCGCGACCAGTTGGTCGGCTCCTCGGTGTGCGGAGCTCGCAGGACATCGAAGACCTTGGTCAGGCCCTCTTCTCCAACGACCTCGCGCACGCCGACGATCTCGGCGTTCTCAGCGGGGACGCGCACCGTCAGATCGCCTTGAGCGACACGAAGGACGAGGTACTGCTTTTCCTCACCCTTGATGATGCGAGTCTCGATAGCCTCGATGAGTGCGGCCCCGTGGTGGGGGTAGACAACGGTCTCGCCGACACTGAAAACCATAGGTACGAAACCCCTTTCGCTGTGTCTAGGGTAACACGGCTCCGCACTGATGTCCCACCCTGCGTCTCACCGTTAGCGCAGCTCACAGTGCCTGTAATAGTGAGCACTCCGGCTTGCGGGATCCGCGAAGAAGAGGCATGACGACCGGTTTAGGTGGGTATCCCAAGGATGCCAGAGGAGCCGTTGGTGACGGAGAGTGCCCGGTAGTTGACTGAAAGTCCCGAACGTCGAGGCGAAGAACGTCTGGCGCTCGGCCGCCCGCAGCGGCACACTGAAAGCCACCATGCAGGAGGAGTCCGGGGCGATGGGCACGCTGGGGAACGGGCTTCCCGACCTTCCACCCGAATGGGGCGAGGTCGTGATCCCGGACGATCCGGCAGAGCTCGATGAAGAGGCCGAGATCGTCCGTCGCGAACTGCGCCGGGCCGCCCGCCGGGCCCGCCGGGCCGAGCGGATGCGAGTCTGGCGCCGCCGCCTGCACCTGCCTGAGCAGATCGACGATCCGGACGAGCCGTCCGCGCTTCTCCCGCTGCTGATCCTGGCCATCGCCGTGCTGATCACCCTGGTCGGTCTCATCGCGGTCACCTGGAGCGGGGTGATGTCGCCCCGGGACAACCCGACCCCGATGCCGGCCAAGAGCGTGCCGCCGACCGGTAACACCGTCGTCACAGCCTCCGCCACGGCCTCGACGTCCACGGGCGCCAGTCCGTCGGTCGCCGACGTTTCGGCCACGGCGAGCGCCTCGGTGATCGCCACCTCGGCGAGCGCCGCCTCGGTCAGCCCCCCACCGAGCACTTCATGAGCGCGGGGAGCACCGGGAGCGCGCTATGGCCCGTCTCGGCGTTGCTGCGCTGCTGCCATCCCGCTCCCGTCGCTGCCGTCACCATCCTGAGCGGCCTCATCGCGTACGCGGTGGGGCACCGCACGGCCGGGGTGCTTCTCGTCGCCGGGGTGGTCGGGACGAGTCAACTGGCCGTGGGCTGGGCCAACGACGCGATCGACGCCGACCGGGACCGGGCCGTACGCCGTGCCGACAAGCCGCTGGCCCTCGAATGGCCCCAGGGCCGGCCGTGGGTCGCCACCGCCGCCCTGATCGCCTCACTCGCCATGATCGCCTTGGCCGTCTCGTCCACACGTCCCCTGGCGGCCGGCGCGGCCGTCGTCGGGCTGGTCAGCGCCCAGCTCTACAACTGGCCGCTCAAGGGCACCGTCTTCTCGATCGTCCCGTACCTGGTGTCGTTCGCCGCGATCCCGATGTTCATCATCGCCGCCGTCCCAGCCACCCCGCCGGGACAGCTGGTGGTAGCCGCGGCCTGCTTCGGCGGGGCGGCTCATCTGCTCAACGCCGTCCCCGATCTGGAGATGGATGACGCGACCGGCGTACGCGGGCTGCCGCAGCGCCTCGGCGAGTCCCGCTCCCGTGCCGTCGGCGCCATCCTTACTGGCCTGGCCGTATTTGCACTCCTCTAACTCCGCCTGAGCGGATGGGCGGGTCGGCGAAGGCAGCGGATCTCCGCCAACTAGTCTGTCGAAGGAATTGCGCCCGTAGACCGGCCGTCGCCGGCCCCCCTGAGCGCACAGCCTTCATGGGTCTGAGGAGGACCGACGTGACGCGCGTGACTGAGCTCCCCGCCCGGTTCGCCCGGAAGAGCACGGGCCGGGCCATCGCGCTCGCCGCCCTGGCCGCGGCGACCACCGCCCTGGGCGCGTGCAGCGCCGGACAGGTCACGCAGACGGCGTACATGGCGCCCGCGGTGCCTGGCGTGAACCAGACGTTCTACGTGAACAGCAGCAACCCCGCGACGCAGGGCGGCAGCATCGCGCTCCGCGATCTCGCGGTCGTCTACGACACCAACAAGGGGTACGCCAAGGGCGGCTCGG
This genomic interval carries:
- the ispF gene encoding 2-C-methyl-D-erythritol 2,4-cyclodiphosphate synthase — protein: MRVGIGTDIHAFGEDRECWVAGLHWPGERGLDGHSDGDVAAHAACNALFTAAGLGDLGANFGVDRPEFRGAAGVTLLAEAARLVRAAGFEIGNVSVQVIGVAPRIGKRRAEAEKVLSEAAGAPITLSGATTDGLGFTGRAEGLAAVAVALLTPAPASRAELPADHGYAG
- the ispD gene encoding 2-C-methyl-D-erythritol 4-phosphate cytidylyltransferase; this encodes MIEKLADRGITTSSGDAAVLVPAAGAGVRLGGDVPKALRELRGESLLVHAVKRAAAAASVRLIVVAAPPHLVSEVRELLTGVDADLVVVAGGASRQDSVARALAVVPEGIDIVLVHDAARALTPPELVDAVASAVRAGHGAVIPVLPVVDTIKRVDSNGDVAATVDRSELRAVQTPQGFRREVLVKAHAEAGGEHTDDAGMVERLGLPVHCVPGSELALKITRPVDLIIAEALLTAEVAP
- a CDS encoding CarD family transcriptional regulator, encoding MVFSVGETVVYPHHGAALIEAIETRIIKGEEKQYLVLRVAQGDLTVRVPAENAEIVGVREVVGEEGLTKVFDVLRAPHTEEPTNWSRRYKANLEKLASGNPLKVAEVVRDLWRRERERGLSAGEKRMLAKARDILVGEVALAERSTKDEAEVLLDKVLHEA
- a CDS encoding UbiA family prenyltransferase produces the protein MSAGSTGSALWPVSALLRCCHPAPVAAVTILSGLIAYAVGHRTAGVLLVAGVVGTSQLAVGWANDAIDADRDRAVRRADKPLALEWPQGRPWVATAALIASLAMIALAVSSTRPLAAGAAVVGLVSAQLYNWPLKGTVFSIVPYLVSFAAIPMFIIAAVPATPPGQLVVAAACFGGAAHLLNAVPDLEMDDATGVRGLPQRLGESRSRAVGAILTGLAVFALL